In Streptomyces violaceusniger Tu 4113, one DNA window encodes the following:
- the murC gene encoding UDP-N-acetylmuramate--L-alanine ligase, producing the protein MAPAGTASDALDRPHFIGIGGAGMSGVAKVLAMRGARVSGSDTKDSPIVGALRELGATVHIGHAAGNIAADATGVVVSSAIRADNLELVTAHERGIAVVHRSDALAALMDGSRPIAVAGTHGKTTTTSMLAVSLRTLGLDPSYVIGGDLDAPGSSARHGDGEIFVAEADESDRSFHKYAPEVAIILNVELDHHANYASMDEIYASFETFVGRIRSGGALVISADQSGARELTARVSGGEEPPRVLTYGEDESADVRVLAIEPHGLTSEVTVRLAESLGGAEITFTVSVPGRHYALNAVAALTAGAALGVPAGELAPALASYTGVKRRLQLKGTAAGVQVIDSYAHHPTEIAADLEAIRGGAGEGRVLVVFQPHLFSRTQELGTEMGEALALADASVVLDIYPAREDPVPGITSGLVIDAAARHGADVTAEHDRNAVPELIAGMAKPGDLVLTMGAGDVTDLGPEILARLQSPEN; encoded by the coding sequence ATGGCACCGGCCGGCACCGCCTCCGACGCGCTGGATCGACCGCACTTCATCGGCATCGGCGGCGCCGGGATGTCGGGCGTGGCGAAGGTCCTCGCCATGCGCGGCGCACGGGTCTCGGGCAGCGACACCAAGGACTCGCCGATCGTCGGGGCGCTGCGCGAGCTCGGCGCGACGGTGCACATCGGCCACGCCGCCGGGAACATCGCCGCCGACGCCACCGGCGTCGTCGTCTCCAGCGCCATCCGCGCCGACAACCTCGAACTGGTCACGGCGCACGAGCGCGGCATCGCGGTGGTGCACCGCTCCGACGCGCTCGCCGCGCTGATGGACGGCTCCCGGCCGATCGCGGTCGCGGGCACCCACGGCAAGACGACCACGACCTCGATGCTGGCCGTCTCGCTGCGCACCCTGGGCCTGGACCCGTCGTACGTCATCGGCGGCGATCTGGACGCCCCCGGCTCCAGCGCCCGCCACGGCGACGGCGAGATCTTCGTCGCCGAGGCCGACGAGAGCGACCGCAGCTTCCACAAGTACGCGCCCGAGGTGGCGATCATCCTCAATGTGGAGCTCGACCACCACGCCAACTACGCCTCGATGGACGAGATCTACGCGTCGTTCGAGACCTTCGTCGGCCGGATCCGGTCCGGCGGCGCGCTGGTGATCTCCGCCGACCAGTCCGGCGCCCGTGAGCTGACCGCCCGGGTCAGCGGGGGCGAGGAGCCGCCGCGGGTGCTCACCTACGGCGAGGACGAGAGCGCCGACGTACGGGTCCTGGCCATCGAGCCGCACGGGCTGACCAGCGAGGTCACCGTCCGGCTCGCGGAGTCGCTGGGCGGCGCGGAGATCACCTTCACCGTCTCCGTCCCCGGCCGCCACTACGCGCTCAACGCCGTCGCCGCCCTCACCGCGGGCGCCGCCCTCGGCGTCCCGGCCGGCGAGCTGGCCCCCGCCCTCGCCTCGTACACGGGCGTCAAGCGGCGGCTGCAGCTCAAGGGCACCGCGGCCGGGGTGCAGGTGATCGACTCCTACGCCCACCACCCCACCGAGATCGCCGCGGACCTCGAGGCGATCCGCGGCGGCGCCGGGGAGGGCCGGGTGCTGGTGGTCTTCCAGCCGCATCTGTTCAGCCGCACCCAGGAGCTGGGCACCGAGATGGGCGAGGCGCTCGCGCTCGCCGACGCCTCCGTGGTCCTGGACATCTACCCCGCCCGCGAGGACCCGGTCCCGGGTATCACCAGCGGCCTGGTCATCGACGCCGCGGCCCGCCACGGGGCGGATGTGACCGCCGAACACGACCGGAATGCGGTGCCCGAGCTGATCGCCGGAATGGCCAAGCCCGGTGACCTTGTTCTCACCATGGGCGCGGGCGATGTGACCGATCTCGGTCCGGAGATTCTCGCCCGTCTGCAGAGCCCGGAGAACTGA
- the msrB gene encoding peptide-methionine (R)-S-oxide reductase MsrB, with protein MAYEIDKPEEQWRAELTPQEYHVLREAGTERAFTGEYTDSKTVGVYSCRACGAELFRSETKFESHCGWPSFYDPAESSAVELLEDRSHGMARTEVRCTRCGSHLGHVFAGEGYPTPTDQRYCINSISLRLTPEEG; from the coding sequence ATGGCGTACGAGATCGACAAGCCGGAGGAGCAGTGGCGCGCCGAGCTGACGCCGCAGGAGTACCACGTGCTGCGGGAAGCCGGTACCGAGCGTGCCTTCACCGGTGAGTACACCGATTCCAAGACGGTCGGCGTCTACTCCTGCCGGGCGTGCGGGGCCGAGCTCTTCCGCTCGGAGACGAAATTCGAGAGCCACTGCGGCTGGCCGTCGTTCTACGACCCGGCGGAGAGCTCGGCCGTCGAGCTGCTGGAGGACCGCTCGCACGGCATGGCCCGCACCGAGGTGCGGTGCACCCGCTGCGGTTCGCACCTCGGCCATGTCTTCGCGGGCGAGGGCTACCCCACCCCGACCGACCAGCGCTACTGCATCAACTCCATCTCGCTGCGGCTGACCCCCGAGGAGGGCTGA
- the treZ gene encoding malto-oligosyltrehalose trehalohydrolase: MLFEVWAPHAGRVGLHVDGRDRPMEPDPGREGWWRAEAEAGHGTRYGFALDDGPPLPDPRSRRQPDGPEGLSAVVDHSRFRWEREWFGRPLPGAVLYELHLGTFTHEGTFEAAAERLPHLAELGVTHVELMPVCPFPGTHGWGYDGVAPWAVHEPYGGPEGLARFVDAAHGHGLGVVLDVVHNHLGPSGNHLPAFGPYFTETHHTPWGAAVNLDAPGSDEVRAYFTGSALAWLRDFRLDGLRLDAVHALRDNRARHFLAELSAAVDALAARTGRPLFLIGESDLNDPRTTTPREAGGHGLHAQWNDDFHHALHTFLTGERQGYYADFAAEGPGALVKTLMGGFFHDGTHSTFRGRRHGTPLTPHTTPAHRLLGYAQTHDQVGNRAVGDRLAARLSPGLLACAATVVLCAPFTPMLFMGEEWGARTPWQYFTDHQDPELAEAVRSGRRREFAAHGWAEGDIPDPQDPATRLRSCLDWREAEREPHRALLDWYRRLIALRRAEPALTDPTWAYTGLSTGSDGCFSFQRGPLRVLLNPGDRPVETWLGPRTGEVTEVVAAWRRIELPGPDGMLRLPPETAAVLRLGPRP; encoded by the coding sequence GTGCTGTTCGAGGTGTGGGCGCCGCACGCCGGGCGGGTCGGGCTCCATGTGGACGGGCGTGACCGCCCCATGGAGCCCGACCCGGGCCGCGAGGGGTGGTGGCGGGCCGAGGCCGAGGCCGGACACGGGACGCGGTACGGCTTCGCGCTGGACGACGGCCCGCCGCTCCCCGATCCGCGCTCCCGCCGCCAGCCGGACGGCCCCGAGGGGCTGAGCGCGGTGGTCGACCACTCCCGTTTCCGCTGGGAGCGGGAGTGGTTCGGGCGGCCGCTGCCGGGCGCGGTCCTCTACGAGCTGCACCTCGGCACCTTCACCCATGAGGGCACCTTCGAGGCGGCGGCCGAACGGCTTCCGCATCTGGCCGAGTTGGGCGTCACGCATGTGGAGCTGATGCCCGTCTGCCCGTTCCCCGGGACCCATGGCTGGGGGTACGACGGCGTGGCGCCCTGGGCGGTGCACGAGCCGTACGGCGGGCCGGAGGGGCTGGCGCGGTTCGTGGACGCCGCGCACGGGCACGGCCTCGGGGTGGTCCTCGACGTGGTCCACAACCATCTGGGCCCCTCCGGCAACCACCTCCCGGCCTTCGGCCCGTACTTCACCGAAACCCACCACACCCCCTGGGGCGCGGCGGTCAACCTCGACGCGCCCGGCTCCGACGAGGTGCGCGCGTACTTCACCGGCAGCGCGCTCGCCTGGCTGCGCGACTTCCGCCTGGACGGGCTGCGGCTGGACGCGGTGCACGCGCTGCGCGACAACCGGGCCCGGCACTTCCTGGCCGAGCTGTCGGCCGCCGTGGACGCGCTGGCCGCCCGCACCGGCCGCCCGCTGTTCCTCATCGGCGAGTCGGATCTCAACGATCCGCGCACCACCACCCCGCGCGAGGCGGGCGGCCATGGGCTGCACGCGCAGTGGAACGACGACTTCCATCACGCCCTGCACACCTTTCTCACCGGTGAGCGGCAGGGCTACTACGCCGACTTCGCAGCCGAGGGGCCAGGAGCCCTGGTCAAGACGCTGATGGGCGGCTTCTTCCACGACGGCACCCATTCGACGTTCCGGGGCCGCCGCCACGGCACTCCGCTCACGCCCCACACCACCCCCGCGCACCGGCTGCTCGGCTACGCCCAGACGCATGACCAGGTCGGCAACCGGGCGGTCGGCGACCGGCTCGCCGCCCGGCTCTCCCCCGGGCTGCTGGCCTGCGCGGCGACCGTGGTGCTGTGCGCGCCCTTCACCCCCATGCTCTTCATGGGCGAGGAGTGGGGCGCCCGCACGCCCTGGCAGTACTTCACCGACCACCAGGATCCGGAGCTGGCCGAGGCGGTACGGTCCGGCCGCCGCAGGGAGTTCGCCGCCCACGGCTGGGCGGAGGGGGACATCCCCGACCCCCAGGACCCGGCCACCCGGCTGCGGTCCTGCCTCGACTGGCGGGAGGCGGAGCGGGAGCCGCACCGGGCGCTGCTCGACTGGTACCGCCGGCTGATCGCGCTGCGCCGCGCCGAACCGGCCCTGACCGACCCCACCTGGGCGTATACGGGTCTGTCCACCGGTTCGGACGGCTGCTTCAGCTTTCAGCGCGGCCCGCTGCGGGTCCTGCTCAACCCGGGCGACCGGCCGGTCGAGACCTGGTTGGGGCCCCGGACCGGCGAGGTCACCGAGGTGGTCGCCGCCTGGCGGCGGATCGAGCTCCCGGGCCCGGACGGCATGCTGAGGCTGCCGCCCGAGACCGCCGCCGTGCTGCGGCTCGGGCCGAGGCCGTGA
- a CDS encoding GNAT family N-acetyltransferase encodes MTDLVIRPLIEDDAHLFHTLRVPPLVGRGFLGHTYATVGQGGEYRPEWTWVALREERVVARAAWWAGPEDTAPIALDWFDFADGEADAAAELLRTAPLHTEYSLLAPPGWRDQPELRAAAQARIDAAVAGGLVPLVERYRYEWTPECGLPERPGRLEFRPEPDDAAIEDALRRIMPDTLDAHDRRAIARGGVDAAVRELMDILAWFPSPREWWRLAWTPEGELVGIQVPARNPHGPCVGYIGVVAEQRGHGYAYDLLVECTHDLVEQGATKIAAATDQPNLPMAAHFARAGYPVTQERIDLI; translated from the coding sequence ATGACCGATCTGGTCATCCGTCCTCTCATCGAGGACGACGCTCATCTGTTCCACACCCTGCGGGTCCCCCCGCTCGTCGGCCGGGGCTTCCTCGGCCACACCTACGCCACCGTCGGCCAGGGCGGCGAATACCGCCCCGAGTGGACCTGGGTGGCGCTGCGCGAGGAGCGGGTCGTGGCCCGCGCCGCGTGGTGGGCCGGGCCCGAGGACACCGCGCCGATCGCCCTGGACTGGTTCGACTTCGCCGACGGCGAGGCCGACGCCGCCGCCGAACTGCTGCGCACCGCACCGCTGCACACCGAGTACAGTCTGCTGGCCCCGCCCGGCTGGCGCGATCAGCCCGAGCTGCGGGCCGCCGCCCAGGCCCGTATCGACGCCGCCGTGGCGGGCGGGCTCGTCCCCCTGGTCGAGCGCTACCGCTATGAGTGGACCCCGGAGTGCGGACTGCCCGAGCGCCCGGGGCGGCTGGAGTTCCGGCCGGAGCCCGATGACGCGGCGATCGAGGACGCGCTGCGCCGCATCATGCCGGACACCCTCGACGCGCACGACCGGCGCGCCATCGCCCGGGGAGGTGTCGATGCCGCGGTGCGGGAGCTCATGGACATCCTCGCCTGGTTCCCGTCGCCGCGCGAGTGGTGGCGGCTGGCCTGGACGCCCGAAGGGGAGCTGGTCGGCATCCAGGTGCCCGCGCGCAATCCCCATGGGCCCTGCGTGGGCTACATAGGGGTGGTCGCCGAGCAGCGCGGCCACGGCTACGCGTACGACCTGCTCGTGGAGTGCACCCACGATCTGGTGGAGCAGGGCGCCACGAAGATCGCGGCGGCGACTGACCAGCCCAACCTCCCCATGGCCGCGCACTTCGCCAGGGCGGGGTATCCCGTCACACAGGAGCGCATCGACCTCATCTGA
- a CDS encoding lytic polysaccharide monooxygenase — protein sequence MPRRLLALAMSARPPGPSRARRSAILVLLSVLPALGLVFFSSGGASAHGAPMAPGSRTYLCWKYSLSSTGEVKPTNPACKAAYDKSGATPFYNWFAVLRSDGAGRTKGFIPDGKLCSGAATVYDFSGFDVGSKDWPVTHLTAGKSMQFSYNAWAAHPGSFRSYVTKAPIDPTKPLTWNDLEDQPFNTVTDPPLSGQVGTVDGKYTWTANLPSGKSGRHIIYTVWTRSDSQETFYSCSDVVFDGGNGEVTVPGAGGGGSDPTDPPGNPPTASCSAAQKVTSTWNGGYQAEMRVTNSGATPISSWMVDWTVPSGQRIDSVWNGKLSATGSSASVTNADWNGSLAAGASTTFGYTAGGGSPDTAAAPICMVH from the coding sequence ATGCCTCGACGATTACTTGCTCTCGCCATGTCCGCACGCCCACCGGGCCCGTCCCGTGCGCGCAGGTCCGCAATTCTGGTCCTGCTCTCGGTCCTGCCCGCCCTGGGCCTCGTCTTCTTCTCCTCGGGCGGCGCTTCCGCGCACGGCGCGCCGATGGCGCCGGGCAGCCGCACCTATCTCTGCTGGAAGTACAGCCTGTCCTCGACCGGTGAGGTCAAGCCGACCAACCCGGCGTGCAAGGCCGCGTACGACAAGAGCGGTGCGACGCCCTTCTACAACTGGTTCGCGGTGCTCCGCTCGGACGGCGCGGGCCGCACCAAGGGGTTCATCCCGGACGGCAAGCTGTGCAGCGGCGCGGCCACCGTCTATGACTTCTCCGGGTTCGACGTGGGCAGCAAGGACTGGCCGGTGACCCATCTGACGGCCGGCAAGTCGATGCAGTTCTCGTACAACGCCTGGGCCGCGCACCCGGGGTCGTTCCGCAGCTATGTCACCAAGGCCCCGATCGACCCGACCAAGCCGCTCACCTGGAACGACCTGGAGGACCAGCCGTTCAACACGGTGACGGACCCGCCGCTGTCCGGTCAGGTCGGCACGGTCGACGGCAAGTACACCTGGACGGCCAATCTGCCCTCCGGCAAGAGCGGGCGCCACATCATCTACACCGTGTGGACGCGCTCGGACAGCCAGGAGACCTTCTATAGCTGCTCCGACGTGGTCTTCGACGGCGGCAACGGTGAGGTGACGGTCCCCGGCGCCGGCGGCGGGGGCAGCGACCCCACGGACCCGCCGGGCAACCCGCCGACGGCCTCCTGCTCCGCCGCCCAGAAGGTGACCAGCACCTGGAACGGCGGCTACCAGGCCGAGATGAGGGTCACCAACTCCGGTGCCACGCCCATCTCCTCGTGGATGGTCGACTGGACGGTGCCGTCCGGGCAGCGGATCGACAGCGTCTGGAACGGCAAGCTGTCCGCCACCGGTTCCTCGGCATCGGTCACCAACGCCGACTGGAACGGTTCACTGGCCGCCGGGGCGTCGACGACGTTCGGCTATACGGCCGGTGGCGGCTCTCCGGACACGGCGGCCGCGCCGATCTGCATGGTGCACTAG